The nucleotide window GCCAAGTACGAAGGCCAAGAATCTCTCGCTAtcgacgagatcgagaaGGACCTGAACCGTAGCCTTCCGGAGTATCCCGGCTTCCAGAGCGAAGAGGGAATCGGTCGGCTCCGGCGCGTACTTACCGCCTACAGCTGGGTGAACCCCGACGTCGGCTACTGCCAGGCCATGAACATCGTCGTGGCGGCACTGCTAATCTACATGTCCGAGTCACAagccttcttcctcctgtCGTCACTCTGCGACAGGCTCGTCCCAGGCTACTACTCGACCACCATGTATGGAACCCTACTGGACCAGAAGGTATTCGAGTCGCTTGTCGAGAAGACGATGCCCATCTTGTGGGAACACCTGGTGAAGAGCGACGTGCAACTTTCTGTCGTGTCGCTGCCTTGGTTTCTGTCACTGTACATAAACTCTATGCCTCTGGTCTTCGCTTTCAGAGTGTTGGATGTTTTCTTCGTCGAAGGACCCAAGGTTCTGTTCCAGATCGGCCTTGCCATCTTGAGAATCAACGGCGAAGAGCTGTTGGACGCcgctgacgacggcgccttCATTTCCATCCTCAAGGGTTACTTCGCTCGTCTAGACGAGTCGGCACATCCCAAGTCAGAGAACCCGAAGCTGCGTGCTGTCACGAAGTTCCAGGAATTGATGGTCGTGGCGTTCAAGGAGTTTTCCGGAATCACTCACAGCAGCATCACGGATTTGCGGTTAAAGAATAAGGACGCCGTTCTCAGCAACATCGAGAGCTTCGCAAAGAGAACAGCTCTTCGGAACCTAGGCCCCGACAGCAAGCTCTTGGCGACAGAAGAGCTGGGCGCCCTATACGATCGCTTCTATACCATTCTGTACGAAAGACAGCAACGCGAAAGCATTATTCAGCAAGAGAAGCAACGTCGCGCGAAAAACGCGCGGCCTAGAGCGCGCGATGTTTTTGAAGCCAACGACGAGCACGTCGAGAAGGGCCGCGTGGCACTCGGTGCCAGCACCAGCCTGATGGATTACGACGCCTTTAGGGAGTTCCTCGCCAACATGGCCAAGTGGGCCATCTCCGACTCGCCCACCACGCCACGCCGAGATACCTTTGCAGACAAGGACAGGAACGCCTACACTAGCCGCCGACAGAACAACGGCATGTTGTCTCCTTGGGGCTCCAGTCCGGAGCCCGCCGACCACGAGTTCATGCAACGGCTCTTCAAGAAATGGGATGTCAGCGGCACAGGCGCGCTGACCCTGGCCAACGTCGTGGCTGGTTTTGCGAGGATCAAGGGCAAAAAGGATATCATGGGCACCATCACTTACTTCTTCGAGCTGtatgacgatgacggcgatggcaaGGTTGACCGTGAGGGAATCTTACGCATCTCCGAAGCtttgttgttcttgtcgaGGCGGGGACTTGAGGGAACCCTGAGCCCAAGTGCCTCTACCCTCACGCTCGGCACTTCCAACGGACAAGGCCCCGAGCCCGGCCTACCCGGGATCTCGACCAATGAGAAGTTCCTGGGTAGCGTCAGTGCATTTATAAGACGGTGCTTCGAATATGCCGATCCAGATCACCCGAACAACAAGATTCACGAGGAAGAAAAGCACAAGTctgcggacgacggcggaaCGTTTgccattggcgacgacgacgacgaggatgaggaggatcTCCTTGCTATGGACTCACCAGAAAGTAGCCCGTCT belongs to Colletotrichum higginsianum IMI 349063 chromosome 5, whole genome shotgun sequence and includes:
- a CDS encoding TBC domain-containing protein, which gives rise to MFTLSSLVQKAQQLVDPTQGLNLTNSDKNPSKSSLFQNQFRLPSTQTPLYEINAELTIPPANATYGGKDHDRGYHYAGKLHLSEGYMCFSTTPSSFIQSASTSTSSAFTGQTHGGGPSGNGFTFPLCAIRRVERLNSQNFQFALAITTWNGITQQRDKDKETAAEKEKKDGREQRITIHLAGTRQGCERFCDGLKKGLRAGVGNVGKYKKVVGECYSEYLLRSDDKKNASPPDAGLGMMFRYPGDPKKLRDRAKMRLWAEYLRDNGRNMTLIRQPTFHKLIRVGLPNRLRGETWELTSGSIYLRLEHPTLYAETLAKYEGQESLAIDEIEKDLNRSLPEYPGFQSEEGIGRLRRVLTAYSWVNPDVGYCQAMNIVVAALLIYMSESQAFFLLSSLCDRLVPGYYSTTMYGTLLDQKVFESLVEKTMPILWEHLVKSDVQLSVVSLPWFLSLYINSMPLVFAFRVLDVFFVEGPKVLFQIGLAILRINGEELLDAADDGAFISILKGYFARLDESAHPKSENPKLRAVTKFQELMVVAFKEFSGITHSSITDLRLKNKDAVLSNIESFAKRTALRNLGPDSKLLATEELGALYDRFYTILYERQQRESIIQQEKQRRAKNARPRARDVFEANDEHVEKGRVALGASTSLMDYDAFREFLANMAKWAISDSPTTPRRDTFADKDRNAYTSRRQNNGMLSPWGSSPEPADHEFMQRLFKKWDVSGTGALTLANVVAGFARIKGKKDIMGTITYFFELYDDDGDGKVDREGILRISEALLFLSRRGLEGTLSPSASTLTLGTSNGQGPEPGLPGISTNEKFLGSVSAFIRRCFEYADPDHPNNKIHEEEKHKSADDGGTFAIGDDDDEDEEDLLAMDSPESSPSKAKKLSPESPSSLAEGKSYQPAAGQRRVSKAQSEAANAALDPANPLHMTLPTFRMVVLADELLEQFFESSFPMSFHLIEGLPSASTPTSTLTTFSSLNFGRAPVAALNPAAQGATRGLRGVLDNIVTDGMRVAAEVRRRMEEAQKELEKNALPGQRDDDEEDDADIGVEIGIRKGTAGGSADIERRSVRSEDRDLLDGADAEAGANGGGKEGQLVDIEPTTRSDANSKGVVEFEG